GCGAGCTGATCCGTGGTTTGAGTATGCCGGTGCTGCCGGTTTCTCAGGAAACCCTGGTAATGCCCCTGGTTGGTGAGCTTGATGCCGAACGGATCGCGGTGGCGCAGGCGACAGCGCTTCAAGCGATTGATCGGGCCGATGCCCGCCATCTGGTGCTTGACATTACCGGGATGCCGTTTGTTGACACAACGGTTGCTGCCGGTCTGATGCAACTGGTGCAGTCGGCCCGCTTGCTGGGGGCAACAGTGACCCTGGTTGGTGTGCGTCCAGAAGTTGCGCAGACGATTGTAGCGCTGGGGATCGACCTGTCTGAGGTAACGACCGCCGCCGACCTTGCCTCTGCGCTACGGCGTCAGCGAGTGACAGCGTAGGCACCGGTTGAAAGCAACGCCCAAACGCTCATACTGCCTGCCCTGTCTCAGCCCCTATCAGAATTTCTCGACAGGTATGGATCGGTTGCCCCCGCATGCGATGGGTGATACCAGGTATCTATTCACACCCGGTATCGTCTTGTGTTATGCGTCGTTGATAGGTTTGATGTCAGTCTCCTGTACCATTGCGCGTATACATGCCCGTCACCAATCCGGTGCACGCCGTATGGTAAGAGAGTGCTGGCAGCTTGAAGCAAGGTAAAACCTCACCGTTATTAACCTGCAATTACCTCTCTGATCGACAATCCCCCTGTCATCGTGTTTAGCGCACGAAAGATATGTACGGTGCAACATCTGACTGCTGCACCGTACATGATCATTGACAACAGCTTAACGGTACGACGAACGGCGTCGGCGCTGCCGATCCGCCAGCCAGCGGTCAAAGGCTTGCGAGAGTTCACGCCAGTTGAAGATCTTAACATCAGGCGCCACCTGATTTCGCCGAATAATGACCCACGACCACAGAATGGCCTGCCCAATAAAGACGAAGATGACGATACCGATCATAATCCAGAGATCCATCGCTCGCCTCCTGTCTGGACATATATTTGACATATCATACCGCTATTATACACTAAATACAATCCGGTTGCTGATATATCTTGTGCGTGTATATACCGCATGGTAGCACTATTGGTAGCAGATAGGAAGCGGGTGGAACATTGTTCTTAACAATATATTTCTTGCCAGAGCCGGTCAGGCTTGATAGCCTGGACGTAATATCAAATCTGGTTTAATAAAAATCACGACACGCTATTTACCGTCACCCTCGCGCTACGTCCGTGAGTTCTCCATAGTGGTGTAAAAGCTGTGCTCTCGTACTCCCAGATTGTCGCACAAGCACCTGAATGCTTGCCAATCACCAACGACAGCCTACCCGGCTCCTTGCCCGTTGGCAGAGCGCAGCTTCGGTCGCGCCATCACGCGCTGGATGGGTTGCCTTTCCCGCTCGTTATGCGTGTGTCGCAGGGTTTGGAGTGCGGCAGCCATGCTGCCGCAGCAGCCGTGCTCACGATCCGGCGCGTGGCACGCCGTTGACTCTCCTGGTCACGGGGATGCTGGATGTGCTCGTTATGACCATCGAGTCGGTTAGGAATGAGATAACTTCTGGTAGACGTTTTTTGAAATAGACTCTAAGCACCGGCATCGCCTGGGAGCGTGCGCCTCGTGCGCACTCAGCAGGCACCGGCATCGCCTGGGAGCGCGCGCCTCCGGCGCGCTCAGCAGGCACCGGCATCGCCTGGGAGCGCGCCGGAGGCGCGCTGAGCAAGCGTCGGAGCAGTAGCTGGGATCGCGCGCCTCCGGCGCGCTCATCACCGGCACCAGCACGCGCCAGCGGCATCCATCCGGCATGCCGGTTCCCGCCCCTAGCGGGGGCGGGTGAGGGTGGGGGTGTGTCGCGTACCACCATTTTGTGTGCCGCTGACGAACCACTAGCAGCTCACTGGCAGCACGTCAGCAGTACGCCAGCACGGATCTGACAGCCCAAGTGATACACATCTATGCGCAAACCAAAAACAAACAGGGGTGCACGTTCGTACACCCCTGTCGTACTATCGTAGCGCTGGAACCTTAGAAGTCCATCCCGCCACCGGCGCCCGGAGTTGCCGCCGGCTTGTCCTCAGGAATGTCGGTAATCAGCGCCTCGGTGGTCAGGATCATACCGGCAATCGAAACCGCGTTCTGTACAGCGCTGCGGGTGACCTTCACCGGGTCGATGATGCCCTGCTCGATCATGCTGCCATACTGACCGGTCAGCACGTTGTAACCGATGGTCTTGTCACCCTTCTCCTCTTGCAGGCGGCGGACATTGGCGATAATCACCGAACCGTCCTCACCGGCGTTGCGGGCCAGGATGCGCAGCGGCTCCTCGAGCGCACGGCGCAGAATCTGGAGACCAACCTTCTCGTCTTCGTGAGCAACCTGCACGTTGTCGAGCGCCGGAATAGCGTTGATCAGCGCGACACCACCACCGGGCACGATACCCTCTTCAACGGCAGCACGGGTTGCACTCAGGGCGTCCTCAACGCGGTGCTTCTTCTCCTTCAGCTCAGGCTCGGTCGCAGCACCGACCTTGATCACGGCCACACCACCGGCCAGCTTGGCCAGCCGCTCTTGCAGCTTCTCGCGATCAAAGTCACTGGTGGTGGTTGCAATCTGGGCGCGGATCTGCTCGATGCGGGCGCGGATCGCCGCCTCATCGCCACGGCCCTCGATAATCGTCGTGTCATCCTTGGTTGCAATCACCTTGCGCGCGCGGCCCAGGTCCTCGATAGTGGCGCTATCGAGCTTGCGGCCAATCTCCTCGCTGATGACGGTGCCACCGGTGAGAATAGCAATGTCCTGCAGCATGGCCTTGCGGCGATCACCGAAGCCAGGCGCCTTGACGGCCAGGGCATTGATCGTGCCACGCAGCTTGTTGACCACCAGCGTCGCCAGCGCTTCGCCATCAACGTCTTCAGCGATGATGACGAAGTTCTTCGTCACCTGCAACACCTTCTCGAGCACCGGCAGGATTTCCTGAATGCTGCTAATCTTCTTGTCAGTAATCAGGATGTACGGTTCATCAAGCTCGGCTTCCTGGCGTTCGACGTTGGTGACCATGTAACCCGAAATGTAGCCCCGGTCGAACTGCATACCTTCGGTGTATTCCTTCTCGAAGGTAACGCCCTTCGACTCTTCAACGGTGATCACACCGTCCTTGCCAACCTTCTCCATCACTTCGGCGATCAGCTCACCAATTTCGCTGTCAGCCGCCGAGTTGGTGGCAACGTGGGCAATGTCGGCGCGGTCGCGAACCGGTACGGCACTCGCCTTGATAGCGGCTACCAGGGCCTCGGCACCGCGATCAAGACCACGCTTGAGCAGCATGGCGTTGGCGCCGGCGGCTACTACCTTCAGACCCTCGGTGACGATGGCCTGAGCCAGCACCGTCGCCGTGGTGGTACCGTCACCGGCCACATCGTTGGTCTTGGTCGCAGCCTCCTTGAGCAGTTGCGCACCCATGTTCTCGAAGGGATCCTTCAGCTCGATCTCCTTCGCGACCGTCACACCGTCGTGGGTTACCGTCGGCGAACCAAACTTCTTGTCAATTGCCACATTGCGACCGCGCGGGCCGAGCGTGGTCTTTACCGCATCAGCAACCAGGTCTACACCACGCTTCAGGGCACGGCGTGCCTCTTCGTTGAAATAAAGCTGCTTTGGCATAGGATCTATAATCCTCCCTTGAGAATAGCGCTACTTGCGCGACGTTGTTACTCCTGAACGATACCCAGAATGTCCTTCTCCGACAGGATCAGGTACTCGACATCATCGAGCTTGAATTCGGTGCCGCTGTACTTGGCGAAGATCACGCGGTCGCCAACTTTGACGTTCATCGGGATCAGCTTGCCATTGTCATCACGGCGACCCTCACCAACTGCCAGCACCGTGCCTTCCATTGGGCGCTCTTTGCTGGCCGTATCAGGCAGGTAAATGCCGGTCTTGGTCTTCTCTTCACGCTCTACCGGCTTGACCACCACACGGTCGCCAAGGGGTCGGATGCGGAAATCCGCCATAGCTGCTATCCTCCGTTTGGTATTAGGTTTCTTCCAATGTGCGAAGGTTCCATGAATTAGCACTGTCACGTCGAGAGTGCTAATCCGTTGGTAATAGTACACAAGAACGGTCGGTTTGTCAAGTCAGTTTTAGCACTCGACGTTAGAGATTGCTAGAAGCTCGTTCGCCAGGCAGATCCTACCAGTTGTCCTATCTGGCTTTCGCGCTGTAAAGCTGTGCACAGATTTGCCTCTCGCCATACGTGAGCGTTCAGTCTGTATCTGGCCGTGCGACCATATCGAAGCGGTAGGCAGGCGGTACGATTCACCTTCACCATTGTCACCAATCCTACCTCGTATGCTTACGCCCTGATGCAGTCTGGTATTAATGGTTGACGGTGCCGGTGCCATTTGGCTCGATTCAACGGATTCCGGTAAAGTGTGGCACTTGGGTTTTCCTGGAGCTTATTTCATAAAAGCTGTACGGTCGTGCCATTGCCCAGGCGCATGAACGCTTGCTAATCGTCAAGTATATCCTGCTTCCGCTCTGCCCGTATGACAGCGATGATAGCTGACTATCATCGCCAGCGTTGGATTGATTGCCTTACCCGCTCGTCATGCGCGTGTCGCGAAGTTTGGAGTGCGGCAGCCATGCTGCCGCACCAGCCGTGCTCACGATCCGGCGCGTGGCCTGCCGTTGACCCGGCTGGTCACGCGGATGCTGTGGGTGCTCGCCACGATCATGGGGTCGGTCGGCAATGAATGATATATATCCCAGAACTTATACAAGCTGTGCTGTCATGCATCCAGACTGTCGCACAGTGGACTGAACGCTTGCCAATTGCCAACGACAGCATATCCTGCTCCCATGCTGCCGATGTGAAAGCGAGGCGGGCTGACGACCATCGCCAACGTTGGATTGATTGCATTACCCACTCGTCGTGCGCGTGTCGCGAAGTTTGGAGTGCGGCAGCAAGGCTGCCGCACTAGCCGTGCTCACGATCCGGCGCGTGGCCTGCCGTTGACCCGGCTGGTCACGCGGATGCTGTGGGTGCTCGCCACGATCATGGGGTCGGTCGGCAATGAATGAGATAATCTCTAGCAGATGTTTTTTGAAACAGGTTCTACAGTGATGCCGGATATAGCGATAGCGCAGCAGTGTGGGCAATACCAGTTTTTTTGGTTTCTGTTATGATAATCCAAGTTGCCACCTATGCTGTGAGCGGAACAGAGGGGTTTACTACCAGGATGACCAGCACGACGTTGCACGCAACACTGTATGGCGTAACTGTACGAACGATATGGGGAGCAGCAAGTTCCTGTGGACGTGCTACGTCATATCTCACGGAAGCAACCCGAGTTATCCACATCCTCTGTGTCCTCCGTGTCTCTGTGGTGAACTAAGGTAGCAACTTGGGTTATGATAGAAGTATCCAGTTGTTGCGAGTAACTAACGATGGAGGGGACATGAACGATCTCTTCGCATTGCATTGGAATGGGCCACCATTTGTACTCTTCAGTGGGCCACACCTGATTGCGCTGACATGTGTCGCCGTTGCCTGTGTCTGGATACTTGGCCCTGGCCGTCGGATGTCGGCGGAGGCAGGGCGTTACTGGCGGTATGGATTGGCGTTTATTCTAGCGGTCAATGAGCTGGCGTACAACTGGTGGTTCTGGGTGCACGGTCTCTGGTCAATTCAGTATATGTTGCCGCTGCACCTCTGCACCATGTTTACATGGCTCTCTGTCATCATGCTCCTCACCCGTAGTTATCGCATCTTCGAGTTTGCGTATTTCATGGGGATTGGTGGTGCGGTGCAGGCATTGCTCACACCCGACATCGGCGTCTACGGCTTTCCCCACTTTCGGGCGTTTCAGAGTTTTATTTCGCACGGGGGTATCGTGCTGGCCGCGTTAACGATGATCGCGCTGGAAGGATACCGCCCCACCTGGCGTTCGGTAGGGCGGGTGATCATCGGGGCGAATCTGTTGATGGCGGCGGTTGGCGTCGTGAACTGGTTGCTCGACAGTAATTATCTCTTCCTGGCCCGTAAACCGTACACGCCGAGTCTCCTCGATCTGCTCGGCCCGTGGCCGATTTACATCATCTGGATGGAGGTGATCGGCATTGCTACTATTCTGATTCTTTATCTCCCATTTGCCCTGGCCGATCTCCGTCAGAGATCACCGATGACGGTGAGTAAATGATTCCGGTAGGTGGAACTGGCCAGGACGTTCCAGCACTCCGGCAATTCCTGCCGAAGCACAGCCCATTCCGCTTCGCGTGCCGCCAGGTAGCCGGCAACCGCCGCCGGCGCATGGTCGGTATGGGGTGCCAGTAAGCCACGCGCTACACTGATATCGTTGAGAGCACCGAGATGATCCTGAAAATCGATGAGAGGTTGCAAGAGATCACCCAATCGCTCGCCAACAATATCACTGACCAGCTCAAGTGCGTAGCGCAACCGCTTGCCGGCTATTCGCATCGCATGCAGGCTCGCTTCATCTTCAGGCAACCCATCACGATCATAGGAGCGTAGTGCTTCGTAGTGAGCGTACAGCATACTGCCTGCGTGATCACGCACCCGCGGTCGGTTGTCCCATCCTTCATTGACGCATGCCAGTTGGGCTAATGCCCGCAGCTCACGCTCATATTGTTTGGCGGATAAATAATTCACCAGTTCAGCGTGCGCAGCCATTCGTTCGGCGCGTATTGCCTCTATCACCGGCTCCAGACCGCTCATATCACGACCGGTCATATCGTGGAGCAAGACATCTCGATCACGGGTGGCACCGGCTTGCCGGGCCAGTGTGCGGACGGCGACAGTTGCCTGTCGAGCAGTTTTGACCGGGGCGACCGGCGATAGAAGGCGTAACGCGGCCCGAATCCGTCGGGTGGCGACCCGTAGATCATGAACCGCTTCAATCGTTTCATCATCCCTGACCGCCCGTGCCGTTTGCTGGAGACGGCGAATCTGGCGTCGCAAGACGATGCGCCCCAATTCGGCAAATGGAACCGCCCCTGATGCATACCAGTAGGGCAGTCTGTCAGCCGGCTCGTCTTCACCGGCCACTTCTTCAACGACCGTACCCTCACTCTGCACCACAATTTCCGGGCGTGGCCCAATCACGCGCTCCCACAGATCGGCTTTGGCCAGTGCTCGTTCACTATCAACCGCGGCGTGTGGACCGGTAGCCACCAGGCTTAGACGACCATTTCTGCTCAGAACCTGAATTGTTGTGGTCTGGGTCTGACTATAATCGAAACCGTCGGCTACCCGCACAATTGCAGCCAGTTGCAGAGCCAGCTTTCGTGATCGTTTGTTCAGGCAGAGCACCGTTGGTTCAATTTGAAAGCGCGGCTTGCGTCGATGAAGCGCAACAATTGCCGCGATAATCAGGTGGTCGGTTGCATCGCCAGGGGCATGGCGCAGCACAATATCCCGACCGACCAGATGATGTTCAGGTGGATCGGTAGTCAGACCAACATTGTGTAACAATGCGCCAGCCTCAACCAGCACACGCGCATCGGATGACCGGTTTTGGTTTAACGCGTCAAACAATGTCAAAGCGTGATCGGCTACCTGACGGGCATGCGCTCGGTCAACCCGATATGCGGTGAGCAATGTCTCAACATAATCCGTTAAGTGTGTGGCTGATCCCATCTGCCTGCTCCTCTCGGGTATATAAGAATTACTTGCGCTGTAGTAAGGCCATGCCCCGTTCGAGCTTGCTCTGGCGTTCGGGCATAATGTTGACCAGTGCGCTGAGTGCAGCAGCCAGTTCAGTTATATCATAGACCGATCCTGCTGGTAGCACTTCCAGTTCCAGCTCGCAAATTGGTGCCTGTTTCTTGCCGGCATAGATGGTACCCCGGTCGAGACTTAGCTCAACGCGATCCTGCCCATCACGATGGGCGTGAATAATCCGTCGATTGGTTTCGATGGTCAGTAGTGGGCGTACTGGCGCTCCCAGTAACAGCGCCTGCGCCAGATCACGGGCCGGTCCTTCTGGCCAATGAGCTGGATCGGGATCATCACCGGGAAACTCAAACTCTGCCCGATGATGAATACCCTGCCCATCAACGCGGGCCGGTCCTTTCAGCGTGATGATTGATCGCTTGCCGATCTGTCGAATCCGCAAACCGTAGCGTGCCTGAGCCAGCCTGCCATCAGCGCTATCGTAATAGGTGTTCCGTTGCTGTTCACTGGCCATCGTGCGTAACGTATATGGCCCAAGCGCACTCAGCGCTGCCAGTCGATCCATGTCGCTGGCGCTGATCTTGTACTTTGCCTCAATTTCCATAAGGAACTCCGCGAATAGGTTTGGTTATGCCTCATGTATTGTAATGGGTTTTGCGTATTACAGGGCGAGTATGCCGGCGCTGAAGGTCGATTTTC
This genomic window from Chloroflexus aurantiacus J-10-fl contains:
- the groES gene encoding co-chaperone GroES translates to MADFRIRPLGDRVVVKPVEREEKTKTGIYLPDTASKERPMEGTVLAVGEGRRDDNGKLIPMNVKVGDRVIFAKYSGTEFKLDDVEYLILSEKDILGIVQE
- a CDS encoding TIGR02206 family membrane protein — protein: MNDLFALHWNGPPFVLFSGPHLIALTCVAVACVWILGPGRRMSAEAGRYWRYGLAFILAVNELAYNWWFWVHGLWSIQYMLPLHLCTMFTWLSVIMLLTRSYRIFEFAYFMGIGGAVQALLTPDIGVYGFPHFRAFQSFISHGGIVLAALTMIALEGYRPTWRSVGRVIIGANLLMAAVGVVNWLLDSNYLFLARKPYTPSLLDLLGPWPIYIIWMEVIGIATILILYLPFALADLRQRSPMTVSK
- a CDS encoding inorganic triphosphatase, with amino-acid sequence MEIEAKYKISASDMDRLAALSALGPYTLRTMASEQQRNTYYDSADGRLAQARYGLRIRQIGKRSIITLKGPARVDGQGIHHRAEFEFPGDDPDPAHWPEGPARDLAQALLLGAPVRPLLTIETNRRIIHAHRDGQDRVELSLDRGTIYAGKKQAPICELELEVLPAGSVYDITELAAALSALVNIMPERQSKLERGMALLQRK
- the groL gene encoding chaperonin GroEL (60 kDa chaperone family; promotes refolding of misfolded polypeptides especially under stressful conditions; forms two stacked rings of heptamers to form a barrel-shaped 14mer; ends can be capped by GroES; misfolded proteins enter the barrel where they are refolded when GroES binds); this translates as MPKQLYFNEEARRALKRGVDLVADAVKTTLGPRGRNVAIDKKFGSPTVTHDGVTVAKEIELKDPFENMGAQLLKEAATKTNDVAGDGTTTATVLAQAIVTEGLKVVAAGANAMLLKRGLDRGAEALVAAIKASAVPVRDRADIAHVATNSAADSEIGELIAEVMEKVGKDGVITVEESKGVTFEKEYTEGMQFDRGYISGYMVTNVERQEAELDEPYILITDKKISSIQEILPVLEKVLQVTKNFVIIAEDVDGEALATLVVNKLRGTINALAVKAPGFGDRRKAMLQDIAILTGGTVISEEIGRKLDSATIEDLGRARKVIATKDDTTIIEGRGDEAAIRARIEQIRAQIATTTSDFDREKLQERLAKLAGGVAVIKVGAATEPELKEKKHRVEDALSATRAAVEEGIVPGGGVALINAIPALDNVQVAHEDEKVGLQILRRALEEPLRILARNAGEDGSVIIANVRRLQEEKGDKTIGYNVLTGQYGSMIEQGIIDPVKVTRSAVQNAVSIAGMILTTEALITDIPEDKPAATPGAGGGMDF
- a CDS encoding CHAD domain-containing protein, whose product is MGSATHLTDYVETLLTAYRVDRAHARQVADHALTLFDALNQNRSSDARVLVEAGALLHNVGLTTDPPEHHLVGRDIVLRHAPGDATDHLIIAAIVALHRRKPRFQIEPTVLCLNKRSRKLALQLAAIVRVADGFDYSQTQTTTIQVLSRNGRLSLVATGPHAAVDSERALAKADLWERVIGPRPEIVVQSEGTVVEEVAGEDEPADRLPYWYASGAVPFAELGRIVLRRQIRRLQQTARAVRDDETIEAVHDLRVATRRIRAALRLLSPVAPVKTARQATVAVRTLARQAGATRDRDVLLHDMTGRDMSGLEPVIEAIRAERMAAHAELVNYLSAKQYERELRALAQLACVNEGWDNRPRVRDHAGSMLYAHYEALRSYDRDGLPEDEASLHAMRIAGKRLRYALELVSDIVGERLGDLLQPLIDFQDHLGALNDISVARGLLAPHTDHAPAAVAGYLAAREAEWAVLRQELPECWNVLASSTYRNHLLTVIGDL